From one Timaviella obliquedivisa GSE-PSE-MK23-08B genomic stretch:
- a CDS encoding pirin family protein, translated as MITIRPAQARGTANFGWLDSHHTFSFGQYHDSNHMGFADLRVINEDKVIAGQGFPTHGHQDMEIISYVLEGALEHKDSIGTGSVIRPGDIQRMSAGTGIRHSEYNASKTEPVHFLQIWILPEDKGIEPGYEQKNFAIAEKQGKLRLVGSRDGRDGSITIHQNVDFYAATLSEGETVDYAFAPGRVAWLQVARGTLQLNDQVLTAGDGAAIAQESMITLHSAQDAEVLLFDMAA; from the coding sequence ATGATTACAATTCGACCTGCTCAAGCTCGGGGCACAGCTAACTTTGGTTGGCTTGATAGCCACCATACCTTTTCTTTTGGTCAATATCACGACTCTAACCACATGGGTTTTGCTGATTTGCGCGTCATTAACGAAGACAAAGTGATTGCAGGGCAAGGGTTTCCAACCCATGGACATCAAGATATGGAAATCATTTCTTATGTTCTTGAAGGCGCATTAGAGCACAAAGATAGCATTGGCACTGGGTCGGTGATTCGTCCTGGAGATATACAGCGGATGTCTGCGGGCACTGGAATTCGACATAGCGAATATAACGCCTCTAAAACTGAACCTGTGCATTTCCTACAAATCTGGATTTTGCCTGAGGATAAAGGGATTGAGCCAGGGTATGAGCAAAAAAACTTTGCGATCGCTGAAAAACAAGGCAAGTTGAGGCTTGTGGGTTCTCGTGATGGGCGTGATGGATCGATAACCATTCACCAAAATGTCGATTTCTATGCTGCCACTTTGTCAGAAGGTGAAACTGTGGATTATGCATTTGCTCCCGGACGAGTGGCTTGGTTGCAGGTGGCACGCGGAACTCTGCAACTCAATGACCAAGTTCTGACGGCTGGCGATGGAGCGGCGATCGCTCAAGAATCAATGATTACCTTGCACTCAGCCCAAGATGCCGAAGTGCTGCTGTTTGACATGGCTGCTTAA
- a CDS encoding LysR family transcriptional regulator, translating to MDKFEQMRAFTQVVVSGGFAAAARHMGQSRSAVNKLVIALENELGVQLLYRSTRVVNPTETGLAFYNHCVEILSSLEEAERSVMQLQVEPKGKLRVNAPMTFGTMYLAPALAEFLVQYPDLQVQLTLNDRFVDPIEEGFDVTIRIAEPQPNATLLVQPLAPAQRVLCASPTYLETHATLTHPTELRNHSCLHYGQMAIENRWTLTGAEGDHTVIVQGMLCSNNGEVLREAAIRGLGITLLPRFIVEHSLQKGALQIVLPSYRPAELSVDILYPVNRHLSTKIRLLVGFLKERFAQ from the coding sequence ATGGATAAGTTTGAACAGATGCGTGCCTTTACTCAAGTGGTTGTTTCCGGCGGTTTTGCTGCCGCCGCCCGTCATATGGGACAGTCGCGATCGGCAGTGAATAAGCTTGTGATTGCACTGGAGAACGAACTGGGTGTGCAACTGTTATATCGCAGTACGCGGGTGGTCAATCCTACTGAAACCGGGTTAGCTTTTTACAATCATTGTGTGGAAATTTTGTCTAGCTTGGAAGAAGCAGAGCGATCGGTCATGCAGCTTCAGGTCGAACCTAAAGGTAAATTACGGGTTAATGCTCCTATGACTTTTGGCACAATGTACCTTGCTCCGGCTTTAGCTGAATTCTTAGTGCAATATCCTGACCTCCAGGTGCAACTCACACTCAACGATCGCTTCGTAGACCCTATAGAAGAAGGCTTTGACGTGACGATTCGCATTGCCGAACCGCAACCAAATGCCACTTTATTGGTGCAGCCTTTAGCTCCTGCTCAACGGGTGTTGTGTGCTTCTCCAACCTATTTAGAAACCCATGCAACCTTAACCCATCCCACAGAACTGCGTAACCATTCCTGCTTACATTACGGACAAATGGCGATCGAGAATCGGTGGACGTTGACAGGAGCAGAGGGCGACCATACTGTGATTGTTCAAGGCATGTTGTGCTCGAATAATGGTGAAGTGCTGAGAGAAGCTGCGATCCGGGGATTGGGAATTACTCTTTTACCTCGGTTTATTGTGGAACATTCCCTCCAGAAGGGGGCGTTGCAAATTGTGCTACCCAGTTATCGTCCCGCTGAACTTTCTGTTGATATTCTGTATCCAGTGAATCGCCATTTATCGACTAAAATTCGGCTACTGGTTGGTTTTCTAAAAGAACGCTTTGCACAGTAA
- a CDS encoding DUF2993 domain-containing protein has protein sequence MVLGNSDSGSDLGEKALSKVVEVGLASQLDEVGDIEVDIRTDPGKLVQGKLDSINISAKGLVIKQDLRLETLEVSTDEVAINPLSAIFGNIELNHSTDAEARIVLTEADINRAFSSDFIQEKLQGLTMSMEGHPVTVDIQKATIMLPGENKFVISADFLLKEQGEVKKLSATAIPQIQENGQQISLEILAAEGKGLTLELVLAIFKQLTASLDLRNLDIPGMSFQVRQLDAQEGRLVIDAMTQIEQVPSA, from the coding sequence ATGGTATTGGGTAATTCTGATTCAGGCTCTGATTTAGGAGAGAAGGCACTCAGTAAAGTGGTAGAAGTAGGTCTTGCGAGTCAGTTGGACGAAGTAGGAGATATTGAAGTAGATATTCGGACTGATCCTGGAAAACTTGTTCAAGGGAAATTGGATTCTATTAACATCTCGGCTAAGGGGCTAGTCATCAAGCAAGATTTGCGACTTGAGACGCTAGAAGTTAGCACAGATGAGGTTGCGATTAATCCGCTCAGCGCAATCTTTGGCAACATTGAACTTAATCACTCAACAGATGCCGAAGCTAGAATTGTTTTAACTGAGGCAGATATTAATCGTGCTTTTAGCTCAGATTTTATTCAAGAAAAGTTGCAGGGCTTGACAATGAGTATGGAAGGGCATCCTGTAACCGTTGATATTCAGAAAGCGACTATAATGCTGCCTGGTGAGAACAAGTTTGTGATCAGTGCTGACTTTTTGTTAAAAGAGCAAGGTGAAGTAAAAAAACTTTCAGCAACTGCCATTCCTCAAATTCAAGAAAATGGGCAGCAGATCTCTTTGGAAATTTTAGCGGCTGAAGGAAAAGGTTTAACTCTAGAACTAGTGCTTGCTATCTTTAAGCAACTTACAGCTTCATTAGATCTGCGAAATCTAGATATTCCAGGTATGTCTTTCCAGGTGCGCCAATTAGACGCTCAAGAAGGTAGATTGGTCATTGACGCTATGACTCAAATTGAACAGGTTCCTTCTGCTTAA
- a CDS encoding sensor histidine kinase has translation MKTHRPCKRRAFPLQFVLVVPFVLQIFAAVGLVGYLSFKNGQRAVNDLAEQLMDRTSDVVNEHLKSYLTIPQALNQINADAIRRGILEVRDRELVGKYFWDQIQAYDLTYIGIGLSTGGGIAAARYDGKTITIDDWTTEPSKTNTNYATDTQGNRTQINATWDWDNFSEPWYTEPIAAGKPIWAKIQTSNLPTGPYIAASASRPIYNSQNQLLGMIAVDIHLLKLSNFLRNLNISQAGEIFVVERDGTLIANSSIEKPFTISSEKVQRLRATNSSNPTIQTIAKHLQASKGLQSIAQDTDFQLKVQDERNFVNVVPWRDQYGLDWLVVVSVPETTFMAQINANTHTTIALCFSALVVSSLIGVFTSRWIARPILRLNRASESIASGNLDQMVETSDIQEFNTLSHSFNHMAGQMRGSFAALEKSNEELEDRVEERTAELKNTLEELQRTQSQVIQSEKMSSLGQLVAGVAHEINNPVNFIHGNLIYVQEYIESLLGFVQLQQQYDLNPAPEIQVAAEDIDLEFLQKDLPKMLASMKLGTDRIRQIVLSLRSFSRMDEAEFKAADIHEGIDSTLMILQHRLKARSERPEIEIVKDYAALPLVECYPGQLNQVFMNILVNAIDAIEESNANCTYQKIKEHPNRITIRTSIVETAWVEMAIVDNGVGIPKEVQSRIFDPFFTTKSIGKGTGMGMSISYQIITERHGGKLECFSTPGKGSEFIIWIPLQQRARSAV, from the coding sequence ATGAAAACTCATCGCCCCTGCAAACGTAGGGCATTTCCCTTACAGTTTGTTCTCGTTGTTCCCTTCGTTCTCCAAATTTTTGCAGCTGTTGGTTTAGTCGGTTATTTGTCCTTTAAGAATGGACAGAGAGCGGTTAATGACTTGGCAGAGCAGTTGATGGATCGCACAAGTGACGTTGTTAATGAACACCTGAAATCTTATCTTACAATTCCTCAAGCCCTCAACCAAATTAATGCAGATGCTATCCGTCGTGGAATTCTAGAGGTACGCGATCGGGAACTAGTTGGCAAGTATTTCTGGGATCAGATTCAGGCGTATGACTTAACCTATATTGGCATTGGCTTATCGACAGGGGGAGGAATTGCAGCAGCCCGTTACGACGGTAAGACTATTACTATTGATGATTGGACAACTGAACCCTCTAAAACCAATACCAACTACGCTACAGATACACAAGGTAATCGCACTCAAATTAATGCCACCTGGGATTGGGACAATTTTAGTGAACCCTGGTATACCGAGCCTATTGCTGCGGGTAAACCGATTTGGGCAAAGATTCAGACTTCAAATCTTCCAACGGGGCCTTACATTGCTGCCTCTGCCAGTCGTCCTATCTATAATTCGCAAAACCAATTGTTAGGAATGATTGCAGTCGATATCCACCTGCTAAAACTTAGTAATTTCTTACGGAATTTGAATATTAGTCAGGCTGGAGAGATCTTTGTTGTAGAGCGGGATGGTACCCTGATCGCTAACTCTAGCATAGAGAAGCCCTTTACAATCAGTAGCGAGAAAGTTCAGCGATTGAGGGCAACCAACAGTTCTAATCCCACGATTCAGACGATCGCCAAACATCTTCAAGCGTCTAAGGGGCTTCAATCCATTGCTCAAGATACCGACTTTCAGCTTAAAGTGCAGGATGAAAGAAATTTCGTTAATGTTGTACCTTGGCGAGATCAGTATGGCTTAGACTGGCTTGTAGTCGTAAGTGTGCCAGAAACCACATTCATGGCACAGATTAATGCCAATACGCATACCACAATCGCACTTTGTTTCAGTGCATTAGTGGTTTCCTCGCTTATTGGTGTGTTTACATCTCGTTGGATTGCGCGTCCAATTCTTCGCCTAAATAGGGCAAGCGAGTCAATAGCGTCTGGCAACTTAGATCAGATGGTAGAGACGAGCGATATTCAAGAATTCAACACGCTGTCCCACTCCTTTAACCACATGGCAGGTCAAATGCGCGGCTCGTTTGCTGCATTAGAGAAAAGTAACGAAGAATTGGAAGACCGAGTAGAAGAACGCACAGCCGAACTTAAAAACACACTGGAGGAATTACAGCGGACTCAATCTCAAGTGATTCAGAGCGAAAAAATGTCGAGTTTGGGACAGCTTGTTGCAGGAGTTGCCCACGAGATTAATAATCCGGTCAACTTTATTCACGGTAACCTAATCTATGTCCAGGAGTACATTGAGAGTTTATTAGGATTTGTGCAGTTACAGCAGCAGTATGATCTTAATCCTGCTCCTGAAATTCAAGTGGCGGCTGAGGATATCGACCTAGAGTTTTTGCAGAAAGACCTACCGAAAATGTTGGCTTCTATGAAGCTAGGAACCGATCGCATTCGCCAAATTGTGCTGTCGTTGCGAAGCTTCTCCCGTATGGATGAAGCTGAATTTAAGGCAGCTGATATTCATGAAGGGATTGACAGCACCCTAATGATTTTGCAACATCGCCTCAAAGCTAGATCCGAACGACCAGAAATTGAAATCGTTAAGGATTACGCTGCCCTACCCCTTGTAGAATGTTATCCTGGACAGCTTAACCAAGTATTTATGAATATTTTGGTGAACGCTATTGATGCGATCGAAGAGAGCAATGCTAATTGCACCTATCAGAAGATTAAAGAGCATCCTAATCGAATTACAATTCGCACGTCGATTGTAGAGACTGCATGGGTAGAAATGGCGATCGTTGATAACGGAGTTGGGATTCCTAAAGAGGTTCAGTCACGAATATTTGATCCCTTTTTTACAACTAAATCGATCGGAAAAGGCACCGGAATGGGAATGTCCATTAGCTACCAAATTATTACAGAAAGACATGGTGGCAAATTAGAGTGCTTCTCAACGCCCGGTAAAGGAAGTGAGTTCATTATTTGGATTCCTCTCCAACAACGGGCTAGGTCAGCAGTTTAA
- a CDS encoding nuclear transport factor 2 family protein has protein sequence MLRKLLRLALVLVILFTGAIAFSNLDPLSRAEAQPQLNLTVSAQETEEFRQLLVDYYAAWSTPTDKPWTIARVEKFYQQNGRVFGFDISPPAKGFQGWEDYKRELTTIMSNYSKLTVTLGDRFLVYRNGNVVWVVSTFDSLGTLKNGSSISGSGRNTLIWERVGDQWLIAHEHVSTPIVP, from the coding sequence ATGTTGCGAAAATTGTTACGGTTGGCACTTGTGCTAGTTATCCTGTTTACAGGTGCGATCGCTTTCTCCAATCTCGATCCATTGAGTCGTGCTGAGGCTCAACCTCAGCTTAATCTAACCGTTTCTGCTCAAGAAACAGAAGAGTTCCGTCAGTTGTTAGTGGATTACTACGCTGCCTGGAGTACTCCAACTGATAAACCTTGGACTATTGCACGGGTAGAGAAGTTTTATCAGCAGAATGGTCGAGTGTTTGGCTTTGATATAAGTCCCCCTGCTAAAGGGTTTCAAGGCTGGGAGGATTACAAACGCGAATTGACAACAATCATGAGCAATTATTCTAAACTTACAGTGACACTGGGCGATCGCTTCTTGGTTTATCGCAATGGCAATGTTGTTTGGGTAGTTTCAACTTTCGATAGTTTAGGAACGCTCAAAAATGGCTCATCCATTAGCGGGAGTGGGCGAAATACTTTGATTTGGGAGCGAGTGGGCGACCAGTGGTTAATTGCCCATGAGCATGTTTCAACACCCATAGTTCCATAA